The stretch of DNA CCGGTCCAGGACCTTGCAGCCTTCGAGGGCGTCCACCAGGTTCCGCACTTGCCGCGGTGACAACTCGCCGTCGAACAGCGCCACGGTGGCGTCGAGCGAGGCCATCTCGGCCTTCAGCTCCAGGAGCTTGCCCTTGCCCAGGAAGGTGTTCTGGTGGGGCGCCTCGCGGTTCTGCACCATGACGCCCACGGGCTCGGCCCCGGCGGCTTTCGCCAGGTCAGCCAGCTCGTCCATCGAGCGCAGGCCCTCGCCGATCAGCCGATCGGTGCCGACCAGCACGGCGCGCTCGATCTCTTCGCCCTTGCGTTCCAGGCCAACGCCGATGATGTCAGTCATGGGGATGGGGATCAGGCATTAGGGATTAGGGACTGGGTACGGCAACGGCTACGGCCGCACAGCCAACACTATAGAACAGGCGCCGGGAAATGCAAAGGGCCGGCCTCAGCGGAGGTCGGCCCTGAAGGATCCGGGGATGGATGGGGGGGCAGCCTGGGCACCGTCACAAGCGATGGAAGGTCCAGGGAAAGGTCCCCGCTGCGGGCAGACCCGGCGTGGTCTCGATGTACGCCAGCGCCGAGGTGAAGATCAGCACGTCGCTGTCATCCACGACCAGGCGCAGGATGCCCTCTTTCATGGCCCGCGTGAGGCGGCCCCTGAAGTCCTCGACCTCGGCGACGGCCGGCATGGGCTGCGGCGAGAACTCGAACACTTCCTCATGTCCGTCCACGAAGTGCAGCTTCATGATGAAGGGCGCTTCGGGCGGCGGTCCGCTTCCTTCGGGGGGGTGCACCATGGTGAGATCGCACTCTCCTTCGCGGATAAGCTCAGCGCGCTCTACGCATTGTGCGTGTTTCGTCCTGCGACCGCCCCGCACCTTCGTCCGGGGGCAACGCCTCAGAACTCCAGCGTCAGGTTCGCCCGCATCGCCGCGATGGCCTCCTCGATCTGCGCCAGCTTGTCCTGGCCCTTGATCGTCAGCGAGAAGCGCACGAAGCCCTCGCCGTACTCCCCGTAGACGGCGCCGGGGATGGCCAGCACGCGGCACTTGGCCAGCAGGTCGGTGGCGAAGCTCTTGCTCGTGTGCCCCTTGGGCACCGGCACCCACACGTAGAACGTGGCCTTGGGCGCGTCCAGCTTCCAGCCGAGGCTGTTGAGGCCCGAGACGAAGGCGTCGCGGCGGCGCTGGTACTCGTTCCGCATCTGCGGGACCCAGTCCTCGAACCGGTTCAGGCCGACGATGGCCGCCCGCTGGATGGCCATGAAGGTGCCGCTGTCAATGTTGCTCTTGCAGCGCGACAGGGCCTCGACATAGGGCTTGCCGCCCATGGCCCAGCCGACGCGCCAGCCGGTCATGTTGAAGGTCTTGGACAGCGAGTGCATCTCGATGGCGACGTCCTTGGCGCCCTCGATCTGCAGCACGCTCGGGGGCTGCACGCCGTCGTAGGCGACTTCGGAGTAGGCGCAGTCATTGACCAGGATGATCTGATGCTCCCGGGCGAAGGCCACGGCCTGCTCCAGGAACGCCAGGTCGGCAATGGCCCCGGTGGGGTTGTTCGGGTAGTTCAGGAACATCATCTTGGCGGCCTTGGCCACGCTGCGGGGGATGGCGTCGAAGTCCGGCAGGAAGCCGTTCTCGGGCAGCAGGGGCATCGGGAAGGCCGCGCCGCCACACCAGGTCGTCTGGACCTTGTAGACCGAGTAGGCCGGGTCGGGCACGAGCACCACGTCGCTGGGGTCAATGTAGGCCCAGATGATGTGCGCCAGGGCTTCCTTGGACCCGATGACGCTCTGGATCTCCTTGCCCTCGGGGTCCACCGCGACGCCAAAGCGGCGCTGGGCGAAGTCCGCCACGGCGGCCTTGTACTCCGGGATACCGAAGCCCGTCTCGTCGTACGGGTGGGTCTCGGGGTCGTGAGCCG from bacterium encodes:
- a CDS encoding LL-diaminopimelate aminotransferase, whose protein sequence is MPQAQRLQRIPPYPFREINELKSKMIADGKEPIDFGIGDPDMPTPDFIIDALAEAAHDPETHPYDETGFGIPEYKAAVADFAQRRFGVAVDPEGKEIQSVIGSKEALAHIIWAYIDPSDVVLVPDPAYSVYKVQTTWCGGAAFPMPLLPENGFLPDFDAIPRSVAKAAKMMFLNYPNNPTGAIADLAFLEQAVAFAREHQIILVNDCAYSEVAYDGVQPPSVLQIEGAKDVAIEMHSLSKTFNMTGWRVGWAMGGKPYVEALSRCKSNIDSGTFMAIQRAAIVGLNRFEDWVPQMRNEYQRRRDAFVSGLNSLGWKLDAPKATFYVWVPVPKGHTSKSFATDLLAKCRVLAIPGAVYGEYGEGFVRFSLTIKGQDKLAQIEEAIAAMRANLTLEF